A stretch of Schistocerca cancellata isolate TAMUIC-IGC-003103 chromosome 3, iqSchCanc2.1, whole genome shotgun sequence DNA encodes these proteins:
- the LOC126175316 gene encoding cuticle protein 16.5-like, with product MYKLIVLAAVLAVAAAAPGFLGAPAVAYTAPAVAAAPVAYAAPAVVKAAVAAPAVAYGAPAVAYAAPAYHAPVAYAAAPAVVKTHYF from the exons ATGTACAAGCTG ATCGTCCTCGCCGCCGTGctggccgtcgccgccgccgcccccggcttCCTGGGCGCGCCTGCTGTCGCCTACACCGCCCCCGCGGTGGCCGCCGCCCCCGTGGCCTACGCCGCCCCTGCTGTCGTCAAGGCCGCCGTCGCCGCCCCCGCTGTGGCATACGGCGCCCCCGCTGtagcctacgccgcccccgcctacCACGCCCCGGTAGCCTACGCTGCTGCACCTGCTGTCGTCAAGACGCACTACTTCTAA